A single genomic interval of Candidatus Bathyarchaeota archaeon harbors:
- the psmB gene encoding archaeal proteasome endopeptidase complex subunit beta, with translation MSQNNPASQLVLKGTTTIGVVCKDGVILASDTRVTMGYYVAHKAGKKVYKIDDHLGMTIAGTVADAQRVVDILIANARLYRINMNRPMPVASAARLVANLLFSARYIPLATQVLVGGIDDSGPHVFNLDPYGSLTEEKMVSTGSGSPVAYGVLEDKFREGSTVAETLPVIARAVNAAMKRDVASGNSYNIITINSHGYKELTDEEKAKLLKAGS, from the coding sequence ATGTCACAAAACAATCCAGCTAGCCAACTAGTCCTCAAAGGAACCACAACCATAGGTGTCGTCTGCAAAGACGGCGTAATCTTAGCCTCAGACACCCGTGTAACCATGGGTTACTATGTTGCTCATAAAGCAGGCAAAAAAGTCTACAAAATCGACGACCACCTCGGGATGACCATCGCCGGCACCGTTGCCGACGCACAGAGAGTTGTAGATATCCTAATCGCGAATGCACGCCTTTACCGTATAAACATGAACCGCCCCATGCCTGTAGCTTCTGCTGCACGACTAGTCGCAAACCTGTTGTTCTCCGCACGTTACATCCCCTTGGCAACGCAGGTGCTAGTCGGAGGCATAGATGACAGCGGTCCACATGTTTTCAATTTAGATCCGTATGGCAGCTTAACTGAGGAAAAGATGGTTTCTACAGGTTCAGGGTCACCAGTTGCTTATGGTGTCTTGGAAGACAAATTCCGTGAAGGCTCCACTGTCGCTGAAACCCTGCCAGTGATTGCCCGTGCAGTTAACGCGGCAATGAAGCGTGACGTTGCAAGCGGCAACAGCTACAACATCATCACCATTAATTCACATGGTTACAAAGAGTTAACCGACGAGGAAAAAGCTAAACTGCTCAAGGCAGGAAGTTAA
- a CDS encoding lipoate--protein ligase family protein, with protein sequence MDTWRYLPLSTGNAALNMAVDEAILNARIANQVPNTLRLYRWQPSAVSIGRNQNPDAEVYLETAQQLGVDVVRRISGGGTVYHDFEGEVTYSVVAKVADLGTPDVTTVYTKIYGAITDALRILGVPADFSSGNAKNCPNLTVAGKKISGSSQTISRGVVLQHGTVLLDVDLPKMFRLIKLKDLTCNLAADIGKRKITSIQAELGHKISPDTVANALAQGFKAILKIQLQEDALTATEKAAAQTLKEKYQSKEWNLSGKTA encoded by the coding sequence TTGGATACTTGGCGCTACCTCCCCCTATCAACTGGGAATGCTGCATTGAATATGGCAGTTGACGAAGCCATCTTAAACGCCCGTATCGCCAACCAAGTTCCCAATACCCTGAGGCTCTATCGTTGGCAGCCATCAGCTGTTAGCATCGGCAGAAACCAAAACCCCGACGCGGAAGTTTATCTTGAAACCGCCCAACAACTCGGCGTGGACGTGGTGCGGCGTATTAGCGGCGGCGGCACTGTCTACCACGATTTTGAGGGCGAAGTAACCTACAGCGTAGTCGCCAAAGTCGCCGATTTAGGCACACCCGATGTAACCACCGTTTACACCAAAATCTACGGCGCCATAACCGACGCACTCCGCATCTTAGGAGTCCCCGCAGATTTCAGCAGCGGAAACGCCAAAAACTGCCCCAACCTAACCGTTGCAGGTAAAAAAATCAGCGGCAGCAGCCAAACCATCAGCCGTGGCGTAGTCCTCCAACACGGTACAGTGCTGCTCGACGTGGATTTGCCTAAAATGTTTAGACTCATAAAACTCAAAGACCTCACCTGCAATTTGGCGGCGGATATTGGGAAACGCAAAATCACCAGCATCCAAGCCGAGTTGGGACACAAGATTAGCCCAGATACGGTGGCGAATGCGCTGGCTCAGGGCTTTAAGGCAATCCTCAAAATCCAGCTACAAGAAGACGCCCTTACCGCAACTGAAAAAGCAGCCGCCCAGACACTCAAAGAAAAATATCAATCAAAAGAGTGGAATCTGAGCGGAAAAACCGCTTAA
- a CDS encoding tetratricopeptide repeat protein, whose translation MQKFWRDGDHSFHQGNFEGSVSSYNKALQLCQSLPDCEGFDRRRFEASCYAGLSASLGRLGKHLESFAAANKALVFYDVCGEKYPADTGRWLMAQVNQGTALATLGCLPAALEALGRAKEIFINRGLDIAENKQWIDMVDGNIAAIKAHMAKGER comes from the coding sequence ATGCAAAAGTTCTGGCGCGACGGTGACCACTCTTTTCACCAAGGCAACTTTGAGGGGTCAGTTTCAAGCTACAATAAGGCACTGCAACTTTGCCAGTCGCTTCCAGACTGCGAAGGGTTCGACCGCCGCCGCTTTGAGGCTTCATGCTATGCAGGTTTATCTGCGTCGCTGGGGCGTTTGGGGAAGCATCTTGAAAGTTTCGCTGCAGCCAACAAGGCTCTGGTTTTCTATGATGTATGTGGTGAAAAGTACCCCGCCGACACTGGCCGATGGTTAATGGCACAGGTAAATCAGGGCACCGCGTTGGCGACTCTTGGGTGTTTGCCTGCGGCTTTGGAAGCGCTTGGGCGGGCGAAAGAAATTTTCATTAACCGCGGATTGGATATCGCTGAGAATAAGCAGTGGATTGACATGGTTGACGGAAACATAGCCGCCATAAAAGCGCACATGGCAAAAGGAGAACGGTAG